The bacterium genome window below encodes:
- a CDS encoding C39 family peptidase, protein MTRAKTIVSITILLITLVWSSKFVSRAYNQIKEPIIFDQLRPPSLTPYGGLLLKKGYQQSTDYTCGPASLALAFKSLGVNVTEKEIAEKIPVSPLGTSMLALADEAKMRGFKATGLKLTKKDLLRIKKPVIAFINGNHFVVIVSNSRQELLLIDPSLGKVLIKKKDFFKIWDGYVMALERGE, encoded by the coding sequence GTGACCAGGGCTAAGACTATTGTTTCTATAACGATCCTGCTTATTACCTTAGTCTGGTCGAGCAAGTTTGTCAGTCGGGCTTACAATCAGATTAAAGAGCCGATTATTTTTGATCAATTAAGGCCCCCTTCTTTAACGCCTTATGGGGGGCTTTTGCTTAAGAAAGGATACCAACAAAGCACCGATTATACTTGTGGCCCGGCTTCTTTGGCCCTGGCTTTCAAATCTCTGGGTGTTAATGTTACTGAGAAGGAGATTGCTGAAAAGATACCTGTTTCACCACTGGGAACAAGTATGCTCGCCCTGGCCGATGAGGCAAAGATGAGAGGATTTAAGGCAACCGGGTTAAAGCTGACGAAAAAAGATCTCCTGCGAATAAAAAAGCCGGTCATTGCTTTCATTAATGGGAATCATTTTGTGGTGATTGTCTCAAACAGCAGGCAAGAACTTCTCTTAATTGATCCTTCATTGGGAAAAGTTCTAATCAAAAAGAAGGATTTTTTTAAAATCTGGGACGGTTATGTCATGGCGTTGGAGAGGGGAGAATGA
- a CDS encoding ABC transporter ATP-binding protein, whose translation MILMKEVSKSYYLSKTIAVEALKDISLEIESGEFVSIKGTSGAGKSTLLNLIGCLDIAGSGSYLFKGIDVSKMNDYELARIRNKEIGFVFQTFNLLPNLTALRNIELALSYNRSLDRRDYQRLAHRVLDQVGLKQRAHHRPSELSGGEQQRVAIARAIVNDPSVILADEPTGNLDEKTGRQIMEILKTLNKKGTAILMVTHDESVAGFANRQVILADGRIVSDQG comes from the coding sequence ATGATCTTGATGAAAGAAGTTTCTAAGAGCTATTATTTGAGCAAGACCATTGCTGTGGAGGCCCTGAAGGATATTAGCTTAGAGATAGAAAGCGGGGAATTCGTAAGTATCAAGGGGACTTCAGGGGCGGGCAAGTCTACCTTGCTAAATCTTATCGGTTGCTTGGATATTGCCGGTTCAGGGAGCTATCTTTTTAAGGGGATTGATGTGAGCAAGATGAATGACTATGAACTTGCCAGGATTAGAAACAAAGAGATCGGGTTTGTTTTCCAGACCTTTAATCTCTTGCCGAATCTTACTGCCTTACGCAATATAGAACTTGCCCTTTCATACAATAGAAGCCTTGATAGAAGAGACTATCAAAGGCTTGCCCATAGAGTTCTGGATCAGGTAGGGCTTAAACAGCGTGCCCATCACAGGCCCAGTGAGCTTTCCGGTGGCGAACAACAAAGGGTGGCTATTGCCCGGGCCATCGTCAATGACCCTTCTGTCATTCTTGCAGATGAGCCCACGGGGAACTTAGATGAGAAGACAGGAAGACAGATTATGGAGATTCTTAAGACGCTCAATAAAAAAGGAACAGCGATTCTTATGGTTACCCATGATGAGTCTGTCGCCGGTTTTGCTAACCGTCAAGTCATTCTGGCCGATGGAAGGATCGTCAGTGACCAGGGCTAA